TGCGAGAGTGCCTTATGGTGCAGCTGAAAGCCCGCAGAGATATCGATCCCCAGGAACGGGCAATTGCCTTGAAGATCATCGAAGAAGGCTTTGAAGATTATTCGAATCACCGGTATGACCAGCTTTCTAAAAAGCTCGGCATAACTAACGGAGAATTGAAAGTTGCCGACGCGGTCATTCGGAAGCTGAATCCTAAGCCGGGCGAAGGCTTCTCTCTTCCTTTGGAAACGACGGTCGTTGTGCCGGACTTTGTCGTTGCCGAGAATGAACAGGGTGAGCTGATTATCACACTGAATGAACGCGATATGCCGCAGGTGAGAATAAGTCCTAGATATCTTGACATGATGAAACGCGCTCGCGGGAACAAGACGGATGCGCAGACGAAGGATTTTCTAAAGAGAAAACTGGAATCCGCAAAGTGGTTTGTCAATGCATTACAGCAGCGGCGCCAGACAATGCTCAGCGTCATGAGGGCGCTTATCGAAACGCAGCGAGAGTTTTTCACGGAAGGCCCCGATAGAATAAGGCCGTTAATATATAGAGATATTGCGGATAGAACCGGATTTGATATTTCCACAATCAGCCGTGTTGTCAGCGCAAAGTATGTGCAAACGGATTTCGGTGTCTTCAAACTCCGTGAGCTCTTCAGCGAAGGCTTGAAAACGATAGACGGAGATGAAGTGGCGACCCGTGAGATCAAGAATAAGATCAAAGCAATGATAGAGTCTGAAGAAAAACCCCTCAACGACGAAAAGATCACGGAAGTTTTGAACCAGCAAGGATATAAAGTGGCGCGGCGGACGGTTACAAAGTATCGTGAGCAGCTCAAAATTCCGCCGGCAAGAATGCGGCGAGAAGCGTGATCGCAAGTCGGAATGTTATTCCGATCTGCAGATCCGGAGGAGAAAAATGAAAATTCGTTCTACCACTGTAATCGGCGTCAACAAGGACGGCAAGTGCGCTATCGGTGCTGATGGGCAGGTCACCATCGGTCAATCGGTCGTGAAGCACAATTCCAAGAAGGTGAGAAAACTTTATAACGATACCGTCCTCGCCGGATTTGCGGGAGCTTCTGCTGATGCATTTACTCTGTTCGAACGATTCGAAGACAAGATTCAACAGTACCACGGTAATCTGAGCAGGGCAGCGGTTGAGCTCGCGAAGGATTGGCGGATGGACAAATACCTGCACAGGCTCGAGGCTCTTCTTGCAGTGATGAACAAAGAAACGATGCTTCTCATTTCTGGGACCGGTGATGTAGTGGAACCTGACGACAAAATCGTTGCAATAGGCTCTGGAGGCAATTATGCTCTCGCGGCGGCGCGTTCTTTGATAAAGCATACGAACCTTTCTGCAAAAGAAATTGTGCTGGAGTCCCTCAACGTCGCCTCTGAGATTTGTATATACACCAACAAGAATTTTTCAATAGAAGAAATTTAGTATGGCAAAGTTTCCCAAACAGATAACCATTGATAGTGTAAAGAAAGAGCTGACTCCGCGTGAAGTTGTCCGCGAACTTGACAAGTATATCATCGGACAGGATGCTGCGAAAAAATCGGTTGGCATTGCGCTGCGCAACAGGTGGCGAAGACAGCAAGTGCCGGAAAACCTCCGTGAAGAAATAATGCCGAACAATATAATCCTGATCGGACCGACCGGGGTTGGGAAGACGGAAATTGCCCGACGTCTCGCCAAACTTTCTAACGCCCCCTTTGTCAAAGTTGAGGCCTCGAAGTTTACTGAAGTTGGATATGTGGGACGAGATGTTGAGTCCATGATACGCGACCTGGTGGAAATTGCGGTTGCTAATGTAAAGGCCGAGAAAACCGCGGAAGTCAGGGAACGTGCCAGGACAATGGCTGAGGAACGTGTGCTTGATGAACTGATGCCCGTGAAGCCTCAGAGGAAAGTCAAATCCGCCGAAAGCGGACCCGACAACGGCGAGGAGGAATTGGAACGGAGAGAGTCACGAGAGAAACTGCGGCTAATGCTCCGCAATGGAGAGCTTGATAAGAGAACGGTGGAAGTTCAGGTTAACATCGAAGTCATGCCTATGATGCAGGTCTTCGGGCCGTTCGGCACCGAAGATCTTGGACCGCAATTTCAGGACATGCTTAGCAACATCATGCCGAAAAAAACAAAGTCGAGGCGGGTATCGATTCCCGATGCCTTGAAAATTTTCGAGCAGGAAGAAGCGCAGAAGCTTGTTGACATGGAAGGAGTAATCAGAGAGGCTCTGCGGAAGGTCGAGGACAGCGGAATCGTCTTTATCGATGAGATCGATAAGATAGCTAGCACGGGCGGCGAAAGCCATGGCCCCGATGTCTCGCGTGAAGGCGTTCAGAAAGATCTGCTGCCGATTGTCGAAGGCTCAACGGTGATGACAAAGTACGGAATGGCCAAGACTGACCACATACTCTTCATTGCAAGCGGCGCATTCCACACCGCGAAACCGTCCGACCTTATTCCGGAACTTCAGGGCAGATTTCCGATCAGAGTTGAACTGAATAGTCTCAATGAAGAAGATTTTTACAAAATTCTGACGAAGCCCGAGAACGCTCTGATAAAACAGTATACCGCCATTCTCGCCACTGAGGGAATCGAAATAAGTTTCAGCGAAGATGCAATTCGTGAAGTTGCAAAAGTTGCGACGGAAGTAAATGAGCAGGTCGAAAACATCGGCGCGAGAAGGCTTCATACAATCATGACAACCCTGCTGGAAGATATCTTATTCGATGTTCCCGATAAAATTGACGAGCGGGAAATTATGATTACCCGCGATCTTGTCCATGAAAAGTTGAGCAAGATTGTCAGGGACCGCGATCTGAGCAAGTACATCCTCTAAAAAACTCGAAATCCTGAGCACTAAATTCAAAACAAATCCGAGTCTTCAAAATTCAAAATGCAGAAAGTTTGGATCAGTGAAATTTGAATATTTAGAATTTCGTATTTCGAATTTGTTTACGGTCTTGGATTTAGAGTCTGGAATTTGTTTTCTCTGAGATGGCTGACTTTAAAGTTGAGATAGCGGATTACGCAGCCTATGCAAAATTCTTGTCCGATAACCCTCCTGACAATCCTTATTCGCTTCTTCCTTTGTTGGAGGCATATAGGGATGCTTTCTCAACTGATTTCCAGTTGCTGTTGATAATGAGGAATGAAGTCCCGGTCGCATCCAGCGCATTGTTTGCGGGGAAAAGATTCTTTCAGCCAACAATAAAGTTGATGCCGTTGAGAATCTACGATGGCGTCCATTTCCGGATACTTGAAGAATCAAAATTCCAAAAGCATGAGCAGGAAAGACTTTCAGCGCTTCAGTCTCTGGAGAAATATCTTGAGTCGAATTTCGCATTTCATCAGATGGTTTTCCCGCCCGGATTTTACGACCTTCGATCCTACCAGTGGTCGGACGCCAGAGTAATTCCACAGTACACTTACGTAGTAGAGCTTTCGAATTTTTCAGAAGAACATTACACCAAGTCCTTGAAAGAAGTTCTGCGAGCCGCTGAACATTCCGGTCTAATTGCCGGAGCCGGAGGCGTGGAAGACCTGGTGTCGCTGCAACAAATTGCTTATGGCCGTCATCGGAGGAGATCCCCGGTATCGGCCGGCGTGCTGCACAAGCTATTGAGTGGATTGAATCTCACCGGGTTGCTCGACATAAAATGTGTAAGAAACAGAAGTAGCGATGTCGTTTCCGCGATGGCATTGCTACGTACGAACTTAAATACGTTCTTTTATGTTGCCGGAACCGACGCAGCGGCAGAAAAAGGTGCTTCTCATCTGCTATATCATGAAATACTGAAATCTGAAAAGGAAAAGGGGATATGTTCCGTTGATTTCTGCGGTGCAAACACACCTTCAATCAACCTTTTCAAATCCGCTTTCGGTCCTCGGTTAGAGATCTATTTTAGGGTCTGGAGAGCGAACCGCTTGCCCACACGCCTCGTGTCTCTCGTTAAGAAAATTTGATGGACCAAGCAGTAACGAAAGGCGAACCCGCCTACGGGGAAAGCGAACAAATCTCTCTCACTCAAAATGCAGGGCTTGTCGGAATCTCGAAGCTGATAAGCATTTTCGGTTCCCTCGTGGCTTCGATAGCACTCGCGAGGATTCTGTCGCGTTCCGAGTATGGAAACTACGAGCAAGTTTGGCTGGTTTACAACTCGTCTCTCCCTCTGATCGCGTACGGACTCAGCAGCTCAGTCTATTTTTTTTCGGCGAGAGAAAATAGACGGACCGTCTATTCGGCGGTTGTGCTCGCCGCGTCAATCATCGGCATTCTCGTTGGAATCGTCCTAATGCTCATTGCCCCATCGATTTCGCGATTGTTTAATTCCAGCCAGCTTACCGATTATATACGTATGTTTGCCGTTTACTCGGTGATATCTTCGTCCTCCATCATGTTTGAATCGGTTTTCGTGACCGAGAAGAAAGTTGGACTGCTGTTGTTGGGGAATACGATAACATCGGTTCTGTTTGCCATCATGGTTTCACTTTCCGCGTTTGAGTTTCACAGTTTGACCGTTGTGTTCATTTCGGTCATTATCGTCGGGGGATGCAAATCGTTTTATCTCTTGATTTTTCTAATGAGAACACGAAACTTAACCGTTCATAGAGTATTTCCCGTTATGAAGGCGCAACTGTACTATGCGCTTCCGATTTTCGTGAGCACCATGATGGGGATAATCAGCAAGCAGATCGACAAGTATTTAGTGACCCTTTTTTATTCTTCGGATCAGTTTGCGGTGTACGCGGTAGGCTCGAAGGAGATTCCGTTGATTGCGGTCATCACCGGATCGGCGTCTGCAGTCCTTTTCCCAGTGTTGAGCAACTTTGGTTTCCTTGAGATGCGTCATAAGTTCGTCGAGGTTTGGAAAAATTCCATTTCAAAGACCGGCTTTTTCCTTCTTCCGATGATGGTGTTCCTTCTGTTTTCTGCCGGAGATTTTATGTATTTTCTGTTCGGACAGAAGTACGTTGCGAGCGCAACTATCTTCCGCATTTTTCTACTTCTTATCCCGCTAAGGCTGGCATTTTACGGTCAGGCGCTTTTTTCTCTCGGGAAACAAAAACTTTACATGTATACTGCAATTGGAGAAATGATCTTGAGCGGCGCTGCATCATATTTCCTTTTGGCGAAATACGGGCTCGAAGGTGCTGCGGTCGGTAAAATAATCATCACATACCTTCAAGTGATAATCATTGTCGGGGCGCTTCTTATTTTTCTCAAAACAAACATCAGAGAATTTTTCCCATGGATTAAAATTCTGAAAATATTAATTTTATCCATGATAGCATCCGCACCGGCTTTCTATGTCGGAAATTATTTTTCAAACGTTTATGTGCGTTTTATGATAGAAAGTTCCCTTTTCGCATCGGCTTACGCCGCTGCGGCAATCGCGACGAAGTCCGTGCGTCTAGTAGATCTAAGGAGACTTCGATTTACCGTGAATTGAGGGGAAATGATAATGATATTGGGTAGGCCTGCAGAAAAGACAATTGAGAAAATAGAAGATTACGCAGGAGGCTCGTGCGGAATTCATCGCGGAGTACTTCTCGTTGCGGACAACGTCCCCTGGTCAGACTGCGTTGTCAGGAAGGGAGATGCTATCAAGGAATCCATGCGGCTAATTTTTTCATTAGCAAATTTGCGGCTTCGGTTGTGCCGGCGCGCGGCTGTGCAATGGTCGCTCACAAAATCTGAGAGGTAATCGTGGTTTATATTTATTATCATGTCGTCTCGATAGAGACCTACAAGGCTAAAATGAAATCTTATTTTGATCAGGCGAAAAAGTTTGGTGTAACTTCGATCGTGCAAAAAAGACATGAACCTGAATATTTCATGGAAATTATATCCACCCGGTCGGATGTCGGCGAGCAATTGAAAGGACTTTCTGAACTGCGGGCCAGCATGGGCATGACTAAATTATTGCTGAATAACAAAATACATGTCGAAGTTTTTGATGAACTTATTGGGGAAAATCGGTAAGGAGGAATAGCATCAACCGAAGAGGCACAGTCATATTCCGAGGACTTGCAGACTGAAAATTGCACTAAACGTCCAAAGAACTTTTTCGTACAAACTATTGAGGCACCTGGTGCAGTTGAGGGCAAATTTCATTATCCCGCTTATAATCAATGGAAAAGTTACTTTTGAAGATCCTATTTTGAAGAATAAATTAAAATCATATTGGAGTAGAAATGTCTAAACTTGTTTTAGTCCGCCATGGTGAATCGCAATGGAATCTTGAAAATCGTTTTACCGGCTGGGTCGATGTACCACTATCAGAGCGCGGTGTCAAAGAGGCGGAATCTGCCGGCGAGAAATTGAAAAGTTACAGGTTTGATCTCGGATACTGTTCCAAGCTCAAGCGTGCGATAGATACCCTGAAAATCGTCCTGCAGAAAACCGGACAAACCAACCTTCCTGTTGAATATGATACGGCGCTTAACGAGAGACACTATGGTGATCTTCAAGGCTTGAATAAAGCAGAGACAGCAAAGAAGTATGGGGATGAACAAGTGCATATCTGGAGGAGAAGCTACGACGTTCCGCCTCCAAACGGTGAGAGCCTCAAAGATACAGCGGCCAGGGTTCTACCTTACTGGAAATTCAAGATTTATCCTGATGTCAAGGCGGGGAAGGAAATTCTAGTCGTCGCGCATGGAAACAGCCTACGTTCACTCGTGATGTTCCTCGACAACATGACGAAAGAGCAGGTGCTTGAGTTGAATATTCCAACCGGCGTCCCGCTGGTTTATGAATTCAGCGGCGAGAAGGTTCTCAGCAAAAAATATCTGGAATAAAACTCCGTAACATGCTAAATTTAAAGCCCTTGGCGGAGTAGCTCAGTTGGTTAGAGCAGTGGAATCATAATCCACGTGTCGGGGGTTCGAATCCCTCCTCCGCTACGAATCCCCATCAAAACGGCCTTCGTTCGCATGCCAACGGTTTATTATTTAAGATTTCTGAAGCAACGTGGACGTTCAGAACAATTGCAGGTTAGCCGTCTTTGCGCTAAATTAGTGTTTGGCATTGTAAGTTTCATGGTCGCAAACACCATGAGGCTTTCTCTTACAGCACAGTACAAAAAAGGAGTCATTATGAGTGCTAAGACAGTTGAAAGGTTGCTTGCTGTACTGCTTTTGGTGGTTTGGGTTCTCCTGTTGGTACGGGCGCGCGCCCTTAATCCGGCTGCATTTTCTGAAATGCAAGCCATCATCATTTTGGGATCCCTGGCAGTGTTAGTGGTTGTTGTTTTGTCTTTTGCCATAAAGCATCGTCTGCCTGTTCAGAACAAGGCAAAAGATAATATCGTCGCCGAATCAACAAATAAGTGATTCCAGTTTTGAAATTGTCGCTTTGACCGGCGGTCATTCTAATTGGACGCCTGCAGTATCCGGCGTTCCTTGCTAGATTTCAGAATTGCAGAGATTTAGATCCCGGGTGTCGCGAACCTCCTGAATGCGCCAGCTTCTGTCAAAGATCAACTGCAAGGTTTGATCGACTTTGCAGGTAGGTACAGCTGCATTTTTCCTTCAAGACAAAACCAAGAGATTAAATCAACAATGAAACGATTTATCGCATCGTTTTGCGTTACAGTCGTGGCAATATCTCCATGCTGCTCGCAATCACTTGATAGTTCTTTCGTCTCAGCGCTTTTTCGCGGACATGATGGCACGTTTGTCCTGTGCGATAAAAACAAAGGCGAATATTTTAGATACAATTCTAAACGTTGCGCCCAACGTTTCTTGCCTGCCTCGACGTACAAGATTCCAAATGCGCTGATCGGATTGGAGACCGGCGTAATTCCGGATTCGAATTACGTCATAAAGTGGGACGGCAACCCTGAGCCCATCAAGGAATGGGAACGAGACCACGATTTGAAGTCGGCTATTCAGTTCTCGGTTGTCTGGTATTTCCAGGAGCTCGCACGAAGGGTAGGCAGAGAACGAGAGCAGCGCTGGCTTGATACGCTCGATTATGGCAACAAAATAATCGGCGACAGTGTCGACCGTTTCTGGTTAGATAACAGTCTGAGGATCTCCGCCGACGAGCAAGTTGAATTTCTGAAGAAGCTCTATGGTGAGACTCTTCCATTCTCAAAACGTTCGATGAAGATTGTCAAAGATATAATGTCGTCGGAGCAGATCGGAAAGGCAACGATTAAATTCAAAACCGGAACGGGTCATTTCGAAGACCCCACCGACAGAGCTACACATTTTATCGGATGGCTCGTGGGATATGTCGAGCGCGAAGGCGAGGTTTATGTTTTTGCATTCAATGTTGACGGAAAGGATTTTGATGAAGTCTCCCGCCTCAGGGATTCAGCTCCCGTGGAGATCATGAAAGAGGCGGGGATCCTGTGATGAGCTCGTCATCCCTCTAATTTTTTGGGCGGATGTCGGCCACTGCTTCTTCGACGGTTTTGAATTTAAATTGAAATCCATCTTTGGATAACCGTTCGGGAACAACGCG
Above is a genomic segment from Candidatus Acidiferrales bacterium containing:
- the blaOXA gene encoding class D beta-lactamase, whose amino-acid sequence is MKRFIASFCVTVVAISPCCSQSLDSSFVSALFRGHDGTFVLCDKNKGEYFRYNSKRCAQRFLPASTYKIPNALIGLETGVIPDSNYVIKWDGNPEPIKEWERDHDLKSAIQFSVVWYFQELARRVGREREQRWLDTLDYGNKIIGDSVDRFWLDNSLRISADEQVEFLKKLYGETLPFSKRSMKIVKDIMSSEQIGKATIKFKTGTGHFEDPTDRATHFIGWLVGYVEREGEVYVFAFNVDGKDFDEVSRLRDSAPVEIMKEAGIL
- the rpoN gene encoding RNA polymerase factor sigma-54 → MLKFGQTQRLSQELRLQPQQILYYDLLQQPIFALQQRLRTELDENPVLELEEVDELVEEPELELKDADEKPENPIDEPEFSDTDLDEFRNDGTEVRLKRRNEDDEEYEFAPPAVETMYDHLIQQLSLLDLSDKEKRLGEEIIGNIDDDGYLREDLQKIVDDTNLSFQLDLTIQDAEKVLTEIQTLDPIGVGARNLRECLMVQLKARRDIDPQERAIALKIIEEGFEDYSNHRYDQLSKKLGITNGELKVADAVIRKLNPKPGEGFSLPLETTVVVPDFVVAENEQGELIITLNERDMPQVRISPRYLDMMKRARGNKTDAQTKDFLKRKLESAKWFVNALQQRRQTMLSVMRALIETQREFFTEGPDRIRPLIYRDIADRTGFDISTISRVVSAKYVQTDFGVFKLRELFSEGLKTIDGDEVATREIKNKIKAMIESEEKPLNDEKITEVLNQQGYKVARRTVTKYREQLKIPPARMRREA
- a CDS encoding oligosaccharide flippase family protein, whose protein sequence is MDQAVTKGEPAYGESEQISLTQNAGLVGISKLISIFGSLVASIALARILSRSEYGNYEQVWLVYNSSLPLIAYGLSSSVYFFSARENRRTVYSAVVLAASIIGILVGIVLMLIAPSISRLFNSSQLTDYIRMFAVYSVISSSSIMFESVFVTEKKVGLLLLGNTITSVLFAIMVSLSAFEFHSLTVVFISVIIVGGCKSFYLLIFLMRTRNLTVHRVFPVMKAQLYYALPIFVSTMMGIISKQIDKYLVTLFYSSDQFAVYAVGSKEIPLIAVITGSASAVLFPVLSNFGFLEMRHKFVEVWKNSISKTGFFLLPMMVFLLFSAGDFMYFLFGQKYVASATIFRIFLLLIPLRLAFYGQALFSLGKQKLYMYTAIGEMILSGAASYFLLAKYGLEGAAVGKIIITYLQVIIIVGALLIFLKTNIREFFPWIKILKILILSMIASAPAFYVGNYFSNVYVRFMIESSLFASAYAAAAIATKSVRLVDLRRLRFTVN
- the hslV gene encoding ATP-dependent protease subunit HslV gives rise to the protein MKIRSTTVIGVNKDGKCAIGADGQVTIGQSVVKHNSKKVRKLYNDTVLAGFAGASADAFTLFERFEDKIQQYHGNLSRAAVELAKDWRMDKYLHRLEALLAVMNKETMLLISGTGDVVEPDDKIVAIGSGGNYALAAARSLIKHTNLSAKEIVLESLNVASEICIYTNKNFSIEEI
- a CDS encoding GNAT family N-acetyltransferase, producing the protein MADFKVEIADYAAYAKFLSDNPPDNPYSLLPLLEAYRDAFSTDFQLLLIMRNEVPVASSALFAGKRFFQPTIKLMPLRIYDGVHFRILEESKFQKHEQERLSALQSLEKYLESNFAFHQMVFPPGFYDLRSYQWSDARVIPQYTYVVELSNFSEEHYTKSLKEVLRAAEHSGLIAGAGGVEDLVSLQQIAYGRHRRRSPVSAGVLHKLLSGLNLTGLLDIKCVRNRSSDVVSAMALLRTNLNTFFYVAGTDAAAEKGASHLLYHEILKSEKEKGICSVDFCGANTPSINLFKSAFGPRLEIYFRVWRANRLPTRLVSLVKKI
- the hslU gene encoding ATP-dependent protease ATPase subunit HslU, whose amino-acid sequence is MAKFPKQITIDSVKKELTPREVVRELDKYIIGQDAAKKSVGIALRNRWRRQQVPENLREEIMPNNIILIGPTGVGKTEIARRLAKLSNAPFVKVEASKFTEVGYVGRDVESMIRDLVEIAVANVKAEKTAEVRERARTMAEERVLDELMPVKPQRKVKSAESGPDNGEEELERRESREKLRLMLRNGELDKRTVEVQVNIEVMPMMQVFGPFGTEDLGPQFQDMLSNIMPKKTKSRRVSIPDALKIFEQEEAQKLVDMEGVIREALRKVEDSGIVFIDEIDKIASTGGESHGPDVSREGVQKDLLPIVEGSTVMTKYGMAKTDHILFIASGAFHTAKPSDLIPELQGRFPIRVELNSLNEEDFYKILTKPENALIKQYTAILATEGIEISFSEDAIREVAKVATEVNEQVENIGARRLHTIMTTLLEDILFDVPDKIDEREIMITRDLVHEKLSKIVRDRDLSKYIL
- a CDS encoding 2,3-bisphosphoglycerate-dependent phosphoglycerate mutase; the encoded protein is MSKLVLVRHGESQWNLENRFTGWVDVPLSERGVKEAESAGEKLKSYRFDLGYCSKLKRAIDTLKIVLQKTGQTNLPVEYDTALNERHYGDLQGLNKAETAKKYGDEQVHIWRRSYDVPPPNGESLKDTAARVLPYWKFKIYPDVKAGKEILVVAHGNSLRSLVMFLDNMTKEQVLELNIPTGVPLVYEFSGEKVLSKKYLE